A genome region from Tolypothrix sp. PCC 7712 includes the following:
- a CDS encoding DUF6073 family protein has translation MTTIVTNPKITWGPRVDLRDLPNLYAPQTVDPYTPPPPGIDNLGISSTDTFMIPGKGEFKVDFQGYVRVARSQPSTDQWLDSEVYTNLIEMCMRGEAPEIGQIVVTLNPDILSTGMLRTPWADMNCEQPEKACRMAVAALFTLPQLGMTLFNKEPIELTIDHVQAIPPAGNPGEGRIYQVLPLFDLANPDSKPAAYLTGLKFAMGNYVTEAQLQSIASE, from the coding sequence ATGACAACCATTGTCACCAACCCGAAAATCACTTGGGGGCCGCGCGTTGATTTACGTGATTTGCCAAATCTCTATGCACCACAGACTGTTGACCCTTACACCCCCCCACCTCCTGGTATTGACAATTTAGGCATTAGCTCCACCGACACCTTTATGATTCCTGGAAAAGGTGAATTTAAGGTTGATTTTCAGGGCTATGTTCGGGTTGCCCGTTCTCAGCCTTCTACAGATCAGTGGCTAGATTCAGAAGTTTATACAAACTTAATTGAAATGTGTATGCGAGGGGAAGCCCCTGAAATTGGACAGATCGTCGTGACGCTGAACCCAGATATTCTATCTACGGGAATGCTGCGGACACCTTGGGCAGATATGAACTGTGAACAACCTGAGAAAGCTTGCCGGATGGCGGTTGCAGCATTATTTACTCTGCCACAATTGGGGATGACGCTGTTTAACAAGGAACCGATTGAGTTAACTATTGACCATGTGCAAGCAATTCCGCCTGCGGGTAATCCTGGAGAAGGGCGAATTTACCAAGTGTTACCGTTATTCGATCTTGCCAATCCAGATAGCAAGCCAGCCGCCTACCTCACAGGCCTCAAGTTTGCAATGGGCAATTACGTTACCGAGGCTCAACTCCAAAGTATTGCATCTGAATAG